Proteins encoded in a region of the Methylobacterium radiotolerans JCM 2831 genome:
- a CDS encoding DUF1348 family protein: MSRPPLPPFDEQSAITKVRLAEDGWNGRDPAKVALAYTTDTRWRNRAEFLNGRQEVEAFLTRKWNRELDYRLIKELWAFTGNRIAVRYAYEYHDDSGHWFRAYGNENWEFAEDGLMRYRHSSINELPIAETDRKFHWPLGRRPDDHPGLSHFGF, from the coding sequence ATGTCCCGTCCGCCGCTGCCGCCCTTCGACGAGCAGAGCGCGATCACGAAGGTCCGCCTCGCCGAGGATGGCTGGAACGGCCGCGATCCGGCCAAGGTCGCGCTGGCCTACACGACCGACACCCGCTGGCGGAACCGCGCCGAGTTCCTGAACGGACGGCAGGAGGTGGAGGCGTTCCTGACCCGCAAGTGGAACCGGGAGCTCGATTACCGTCTCATCAAGGAGCTCTGGGCCTTCACCGGCAACCGGATCGCCGTGCGCTACGCCTACGAGTACCACGACGACAGCGGCCACTGGTTCCGGGCCTACGGCAACGAGAACTGGGAGTTCGCCGAGGACGGGCTGATGCGCTATCGGCACAGCAGCATCAACGAGTTGCCCATCGCGGAAACGGACCGCAAGTTTCACTGGCCCCTCGGGCGCCGGCCGGACGATCATCCGGGCCTGAGCCATTTCGGCTTCTGA